The Geobacter metallireducens GS-15 region CGAGGCGGGCCACTCCGTTATCGACCTGGAAGGACTTGCCTGCCACCGGGGCTCGGCCTTCGGCTCCCTGGGGCTCTCCCAGAACCTCTCCCAGAAACGGTTTGAGACGCTTCTCTGGGATGCCTTCCGGAAACTCCCGACCGACAGACCGATCCTCCTGGAGGGAGAAAGCAAGCGGATCGGCAGGATCAATCTGCCGGGCAACCTCTACGATGTCATGCGGGAGAGTGTGAAGGTCTGGTGCAATGCATCGGTAGAGACACGGGTGGAGCGCCTCATCGGGGAATATGGACTCCCCGAATATCGCCAGGGGATGTCTGAGGCACTGGAACGCATCCGCAAGAAACTGGGGGGAGAAAAGTTCGAAGAGATTTCGGGGTATCTGGAACGGTGGGAGTTGGATCCCTTCATGGAAGGGCTCATCCGGAACTACTATGACAAGCTCTACTACAAGACGCGGGAATGGACCGAGGACGCAATCGTGTCACTGGAAGACTTCACCGCCGGACGCCGGGAACTGGAGGAGTTTCTCGATGCCCGGCAGTGGCGGTTAGTGAATTGACAGAAGACAGCTACGGGGGTAAGGAACACGCGCGGTTCAGTGCAAAGATCTCCCCGCAAACGTGATAAAGGCCGAAAGGAGCCCCAGAGCCAGCGCTACGGCCGTCGCCAGGATGCACCCTCCGGCCAGGAACTTGTGGAAGAGATTCTCAGCCCGCCGCTCCCGGTAACCAAGCAGGAACCCCAGGACGATCCCCCCCACAACGCCGCCGCCGTGCCCCCAGTTATTGATCCCTGGCACGATGAGGCCAAAGAAGAAAAGCCCCACCACCCAACCCCATACTTCCTTGAAGACCGCCTGCCCGTAGACCCCGCCCCG contains the following coding sequences:
- the mnmH gene encoding tRNA 2-selenouridine(34) synthase MnmH; the encoded protein is MTRTISFHESLLDTHLVVDARTPLEFEEDHIPGAINVPLLTDEERVEIGTLYKQTGPLEARRRGLELTAHRFPAMVEKIAAAAAGRPILVYCWRGGLRSKTITAILDLTGFDAVQLVGGYKAFRAMVTEYFESFHPPAPLVVLHGMTGVGKTTFLLQLAEAGHSVIDLEGLACHRGSAFGSLGLSQNLSQKRFETLLWDAFRKLPTDRPILLEGESKRIGRINLPGNLYDVMRESVKVWCNASVETRVERLIGEYGLPEYRQGMSEALERIRKKLGGEKFEEISGYLERWELDPFMEGLIRNYYDKLYYKTREWTEDAIVSLEDFTAGRRELEEFLDARQWRLVN